The Neurospora crassa OR74A linkage group I, whole genome shotgun sequence genome segment GACATGGTGCTGCGGCGCTGACCCGTGCGATGCTGGCTGGGCAAACGATTTCCTTCCTGGCTCGCTGTGCCGGGTACGACAGACGGAGGCGCAGTGGATTGACCACTGGGTGACGGTGATGAACCGCTTCGTCGACAATCCGCTGGTAATTGGGGCCGATTTGCGCAATGAGGTGCGCGGGCTTTGGGGCACCATGCCGTGGGAGAGATGGGCTGCGGCGGCAGAACGAGCAGGCAATGCCTTGTTGGGGATAAACTCGGACTGGCTGATCATTGTGGGTGGGACCGAGTCCGGTAACGACTTGACGGGCGTGAAACGTCGGCCGGTCGAGCTTGACGTAGCAAACAGACTGGTGTATTCGGCACATGTCTATTCATGGAGCGGTTGGGGAAGCATGGGAGGGCGGTATTCGAAGCGCACATATGCATCCTTCGTGAAGGCTATGCGTCAGAATTGGGGATACCTGGTGGAAGAAAATCTGGCGCCTGTTTGGATTGGAGAGTTTGGGGCACCCGACCGTCCTGGCATCGGTGATGCGAACTACTGGCAGAATCTCCTGAGATATCTCAAGGCGATTGACGCCGACTTTGGATACTGGGCCATCAACCCGCGCAAGCCAAAGGACAACGAGAAAGAGTCATACTCACTCGTCGAGGATGATTGGGTTACGCCGGTGCTGGATTATCGTATGAAGGACATGACGGAGCTTATGAGACAGTGAGTGGTGCTGATGTCTTTTGGCGTGACAGCATTTCTAGGATATAGCTTCTGCTCGGCCAGAACTAGTTGACGGGATTGTTGATATGCTTTGGGAGTATCTATCATGGCGTTAGGGGGGGAGCGTAAAAGATGCAATATAGCCGACCGGGAAAAGCGAATATATTTGCAGTTTCTCTTGGGCCATCTGACTTGTAACATTTCTGCCTCGTTCCGAAGgagactagaggtactattatattttcctgGCTGTCACGAGAGCGCCGGAGGACAGGTCCCGGGTTGTCGGTGTCTGGGCCGTGAGATGCGGCGTAAGGCGGGAGCCTGGAGGATCGCAGGATTACCTACAGGCCAACCCCGCTTTGCCCACCTACACAGGTACCTATACAGCAAACCATACAGGGAGTGCCCGCTAGCATACGGCTCACTAAAACAGGCATGCAGGTTGCACCAGAGGTACGTCTTTGTGCCTTGTGTAGGAGCCTCCCGCTGTTAGCGCGCTTCGTACCCGAGTGTCCACTGATCGATCCCTGGGCTTTGCCAAATCACGTTTTCATTTTCCGTCCCGTCCCTCATTGCACCCGACATCTTCACCCACACCGGTGACGACAATCCGCACTCATTTAGCTCAGGCTCTTGCTTTTGGGAAGGTGCGCTGTGCGCTTAGCCAGGAAGGTATAAAGATTTGGAGTCTGCACAATCTAGCTGCGATTCCAGCTTCGGACATCCAGATTGCAGCAACGAAGCTCTTGGTAGATTttcaccccccccccccccccttctcctgcATCGAACCTCAACGGCTTGATTACCCTTTTGAGTGGGCCTCCACTATCTATTGCCCGAGTgctttttattttcccttGCAGGCCACGCGATGTCCACCTCAGTCCGTGCCGGCCTCTACAACTGAAGCCCTTACAACGTGGCTGCCATGTGCTTTCCTGCCAAATATCATCGCCCTCTCTCAAATTCTATTTTCATTCTCAAAGACGGCCATTTACCACGTCTCCCATCAatttcttcctcatcttcaacaCGAACTGCTGATGCTTAATGGATCTGCCACACATCAGAAGCATCAGCTTTGATATTGGTTCATGATGGAGCCGTATACGCATATTGACACTCCACGGCCATATTTTAGCTCGGACATGAGCGAAGACGATAGCGAGGCCGACGACGCCTTTCGTTCTGGGATAGACTTCCTCAGCGTCAGTCGCTTTTGTCATGTCCAGACCGCAGAAAGCAGAGTAAGCTGTGAACAACCCTCCTGAGACTCTTGGGTAACGGCACAGGCGCCGGGACTTTCTTCGAGGTTTTGCCATCTCTGTGCTAATCTCAGACCTTGGACAGTTCGGTGCAGACGTCGGCCCAGAGATCAAAAGCTTTGTTTACGAACCATGGCATAGTTTCGATATAGATGACGAAGTCTCTGACGACAACACGGATGATGAATTATCTGATGAGATTGATAGTATCGAACTCAATGAACACGACTGGGCTATAGGGGTGACTCCTGATATGTTCGCTACCTGGGGGCCATTTGCAGCGGCACCACTTTCCCAGTCTGCGGCTACCATGCCTCCAACACTATTACCACAAGTACCGATAGGGCTGCAGGCGCCGGGAGTAGCTGATGATCTTATGCCCCAGTTACAATTGCTGCAACAGCAAACCCAGCTCCAGCAGCTTCAGCAACAGGAGGAAATGGGGTGGGAGCAGGGGCGGCAGAGGTTTCCACGAGCTCAGAGGTTGCGGTTGAATTTGACTGCTCTGTCACAAAAATACAACGTGCGTATATTGGCTGCTTGGTGATAGTTTGAATCTGCTCGCTGACAGGAGACGCAGCTTTATTTTGCATCTTATCAAAATAAGATACACGTGTTCATCCCCCGGAAGGGCCCGAACATTCTTCCCCGGCCCTGCTTGGTACTGAAACCTAAAAAACTGAAGACTGACTGGCCCGTCAGACCAGCTATCGATCAGTCGTTCGGCCACCAGATCAACCACCTTATGATCGGTGATTTGGGCCACCTGGAAGTTCTCTTTTTTGCCTTTGATGACGGCGATGTCGGAGCCTACTACACGCACACAATTGCCCACTACATTGTATCAGCGAGTCGACAAAGGGAAGCGAATGGCAGACCTCCTCCCCGCTCATTGATACCCAGAGAATTTTTTCATGAAAATGTGGGCGAGTCTGCTTGGGGAATTGCGATCCATCAAGAATCACGTCTACTGGCTGTCAGCTCCAACAGGGCTGAAGTCACGGTGTTTGCTTTTGCGCTCCACCAGCATCGACCTCATAAACCGAAAGATGATCTTACATCTTGTTTAGATCCATCTCCCCAGATCTGGCCCGGTCAGACAGCTCTTGGCCTGGAGAGAGACGTCCGGACTCGAACTAGGACGTGGAAGATTATCCTACCTCTCGATTCCCGTGGAAGCAACATTCCGAACATATCTTTCTGTGATGACGAGCAAGGTTGTGCGGAGTACGTGGTCGCTCAAGATATAAAGCAGCGGACATGGTTCCTTGACATATGGCGACTGGGATATCCTCCAGTTGAGATCATGCATGAAACGTCCAAGATGAACTACGTTACGCCGTCACAGTGAGTGTGCATTTACGTTCCCATGGTTCCTTGTTCTTGTCCTCGTCAGCTGAATTGTTTTGACTGACTTCAAGGATCTCAGTATCGGTTGGGGCGTCATGGTTTTGCCTGATAGATCTTTCAAGCAAACCGCATCCTTACACGAGTGCTTAGGTCTTCCGCCTTCGGAGTTTTCAGGTGGAACATTGCGTAGTGCGCAATTATGGCTGGACACAACCAATAGCCTTTCCCATGTGAGGGATCTGGCAAATCCTCTCTCATATCTCATTCCCGCGCCCCATAATTCTTCATTCATCGACCCGAAGAGAATCGCCGGGTTCCCTATTGAGGAAGACTTGGACGAAGAAAGCGgggcggaggaagagacgGAGATTTTGGATGCGGCTAGGCCATGGACCAACGTTGATTTTGGGGTTACCGACCGGCGGTCCATAATCTTGAGCGGTGAACGTCCCAGGCCTCGTCAGGCTCCTCGGGCGTACCTGGATGATACCCACGAGGGCATCCATATGGCTCAGTTCATCGTACCGAGATTTGCGCATGTTCCAGACTCATCAAGCCTAAGACGCGAACGATATTCGCGCTGGCGCACCCCTGCGGTCCCGTTCAGTAAATGCGATTTCTTTTCGCGCTATGCGACGAAGAATATGTCCATACTCTTGACCTCTTCGACAGATGTCTGCTTGGTACACATGGATCCCCAGGGCACGCCTGTGCTTTGCAGGCAAGTTCTTCCGTATCACAACCACCTTAACCGGCATCAGTCACCATATGACCTCCACCGAGACTACTCGCAGCGAATCGGTATGCTCCTCCACGTACCAGAGCTCAGCCTCGTAGTCCTCGGATCACTCTGTGGCCGTGTTGCCTTGGTGCGTCTGACAAAGACGGCAAAGCTTTTTTACGGTGCACCAGTACGTCGTGGATTCCGCGTGGAAATGGTTTTGCCGCGTCGGTCAGAAGAGGACAAACGGATGCGCCCGTGGTGTACTCTCCATGGCATTGCCATTTCCCCTATGCCTGACCCAAAAGCGGACGGTATCTCGTTGCGCAAAGAGGGCGATGAAGGCCAAGAACCGGCGTTGAAGAAATGGAGGCTGGTACTACATTATCTGGACCATACGATTCTAACATATATCATTATGAAAACAAAGGACGACGAAGACCTACTCGTTGTCTGAAGAGAAGCGGGTGTAGAAACCTCCAAAACTGATAATAAGAGCGGTTGCGTATTGAAAGCGTCCATGAAGTTCAAGCCGGGGTGCAGGGGGTGGATATGCTTACACAAAATTATTGCATGTCACAAAGAGACAATATACTCTATGTATAGTCTAAAAGATATAGATGTTGTGAGCCTCTACAATCCAGCCCTAGCTTTGTTTGTTGGTCTAGTACAAAAAGCACTCGTTTTGACTGAAAGCGGGGAGGCTTTCGCGCTCTCAACGGATGGGTGCTATAGACTGGTATCTTGCATTTTCAGAGATCTTGAAGGAGACGGAGAGGGGGGATATAAAGAGGCTTCTTTAGCGTATCACGCCGTGGTCACTGTCCGTTGCTTCAAACGAAGAGTGTAATTGAAGCCAGTAGGACCTCACTGCTCTACCCTGTTCAACCCATCGCCAAAGAACTAGACTAACAAATAACTAACCGGTGTTGTATTCGAAGTTGCTCGCTGCAACTTCGCTTATTCCTAAAAACAACGTAGCGTACAGTTTCGACTGTTAATCTATTGGATTTCTTTCCACATCATGTATGAGATCATATCCGGGGAAAGCACCGTCAACTGGTTGTCCCAGCCTTTTTTTGAGGCTCATGCGAGGCTCTTGGTACAACCACCTTACAAACGTGGAAGCCAGTGTCCAACGGTAGGTACTATGAAGATGGCTGGCAATCCGGCGATTCGGCACTTTGCAGGACCGTGATCGACCAGGCCCGGTGCGGGGTTGGCGAATGTGTGATACGATTGGCTCGCGATCGTAGGGTATGTGACACTACTTCCCGTTTATAGTTAGCGCTTGGCAACCACCTGCCGGCAAGCTCAACCTTAATTCCACCTCTGCAGCTCTATCGGCTCGAATTTGTCCCCGATCGTCCCATTTCACTTCGACagaccatcctcctccaccgtcaTCCCAATTGCCGTCGTATCGCCTATCATCGGGCCTCACCACCTTCCTTTTGTTTACTGCGATCCTCTAGTGTACCGCTAAGCGACTAGCTGAGGTAACATGGTCACGGTGCGACTATATGCCGTCCCCTCGTGGTCGGGTACTACGTAGCCGGTCAACTTCCTGTACACGTCACCACCGTTCATTCTCCGGGCATAGTTTCCGTCGAACAAGCCAGGATCTTGTTTCTAGCCGTGCCATTCAAAATGGCGACCCTCCTTCGCCGCGTAAGCCATGAAACAACAACCCTCGGTCGTCAGCAGTTCGAACCACCAAGGGGCGCATAGACAACCGTCAAGATGCGTTCGCCGATCAATCCTCAAGCGCCAGGCCACAATCCCGTTGGTCTAGCTGAGAAGGAAGAGCTGGTGTTACGCCCGCTTCTTGCTCATGACACGCAACCCAGTCCTGGGCAGCGTTTGAAGCGCAAACTGTCTATCCTCCTGGCTTCCTGCGCCGTCTCGCTCGCCGTCCTCTTCGCGTTCAACATACTGGCGTGCAACGGCACCCTGTTCGGTATCAAGCCGCGTCCATCTGAGCTCGCCAGCCCAACACCGCTCCAAGCCCGAGATGATCAGAGATCTTCGGGCGAGAAGGACTGCCCATGCAAGCCCACATCCACGGTACCCGATTACTTTAACACCAGCCCGGGCCCATGGATTGGAAAGACGGCCACGGGCAAAGCGCCTTTCATGGCCCAGACCAGAACCTTTGACCATGCtgctacctacgtacctaaTGCGCCGCTGCAGACACAGGTGCCGATTCAGGGCTGGCACCCGGGCAATCTGAGCATTTTCGGCATGATGGGATTTCTGACGCCTTACACGCCCTCGACAGGGTTCGGCGTGGACGAGTGGCCGCTACCTGATGGTGCCGAGATTATTTGGCTTCAGGTAGGCTCACTGAGAATCTAGACAGCAACGCGGCACTAGGGGTACCGCGATCAATGCTGACCATTTTTGTCGTGCTCTAGATGGTCTCTCGTCATGGCTCTCGCTATCCCACTGGAGGCTCAAACGTGGAGTCTTTCGGTGCCCGTCTTGCCAATGCGACTGGCAAGTTCAACGCTACGGGCGAACTCGAGTTCCTGAACAATTGGAAGTATCAGATGGGCACTGAGATTCTCGTCCCCAGAGGTCGCCAGGAACTGTTCGACTCTGGTGTCCTGCACGCTTACATGTATTCGTCGCTCTATGACCCGAACACCAAGATTATCGCTCGTACGACGGTATGCATCTGGTTGTCCGTAAAGACAAGTTATTTAGTTGGGTGCTAACTAGAGAAACATAGACCCAAGACCGCATGCTGAGATCTGCTGAGAACTTCTTGGCTGGTATGTTCGGCCTGGAATGGTAAGTTCTTTCCCCTCCAAGCCCCACCGCCATGTGATGTTGCGAACGGTTGGAGTTAGATATTGATTTTGTACAGGCCCAACAATGTCACCCTCGAAGTCATCATCGAAGGCTCCAATCTCAACAACTCCTTGGCAGGCTATATGAACTGTCCCAACGAAAGGGAAGACGGCCTTGGCTCTGCGGCCCGCGATATCTGGGTCGGCCACTACTTGCAGAATGGTACGCGGATTCTGGATGATAAATGGCCTGAGTAATATCAGTTGCACATGGCTAACTTCATCAACTTCAGCAACTGAGCGTTTCTCCAAGCTCGTTACGGGTTATAACTGGACGCTCGATGACACTTATGCCGCCCAGACCTTATGCGCCTACGACACAGTAAGTCAAGCGCCACCTCGCTCCTACCACTTGTTTCATATCAAACTCACATTTTCTGTAGGTCGCAAGCGGCTACAGCCGCTTCTGCTCCCTCTTCACCTATGAAGAATGGATCGGCTTCGGCTATTCCCACGACCTCCAATTCTACGGCAACAACGCCTTCGGCTCC includes the following:
- a CDS encoding 3-phytase A, which produces MRSPINPQAPGHNPVGLAEKEELVLRPLLAHDTQPSPGQRLKRKLSILLASCAVSLAVLFAFNILACNGTLFGIKPRPSELASPTPLQARDDQRSSGEKDCPCKPTSTVPDYFNTSPGPWIGKTATGKAPFMAQTRTFDHAATYVPNAPLQTQVPIQGWHPGNLSIFGMMGFLTPYTPSTGFGVDEWPLPDGAEIIWLQMVSRHGSRYPTGGSNVESFGARLANATGKFNATGELEFLNNWKYQMGTEILVPRGRQELFDSGVLHAYMYSSLYDPNTKIIARTTTQDRMLRSAENFLAGMFGLEWPNNVTLEVIIEGSNLNNSLAGYMNCPNEREDGLGSAARDIWVGHYLQNATERFSKLVTGYNWTLDDTYAAQTLCAYDTVASGYSRFCSLFTYEEWIGFGYSHDLQFYGNNAFGSETGRAIGIGFQQEVLARLQNHTIPYSETQVNVTLDNNTVTFPLNQSLYLDFSHDTNIVSILAAFGLTQFEEDLPADKYPGEHNFTVSHMTPFGARLDIEIIKTPKPLKADRSGYEDEGEETKYVHFVLNQRTVPLGWSHPECDAERVDGWCEFEAFLKVQEKMPGLARYEEVCFADGGSP